Proteins encoded within one genomic window of Variovorax sp. OAS795:
- the hypA gene encoding hydrogenase maturation nickel metallochaperone HypA, with protein sequence MHEASLAGGILKLVEDAARREGFRRVTALRLEAGQLSGVETRALRFALEAIAPRTCLEGASIDILEPPGTAWCMPCGASVEITRRGDACPRCRSHQLQATGGTELRVLELQVEDS encoded by the coding sequence ATGCATGAAGCCAGCCTGGCCGGCGGAATCCTCAAGCTCGTCGAAGACGCGGCACGCCGCGAGGGATTCCGCCGCGTGACCGCCCTGCGGCTGGAAGCAGGACAACTCTCCGGCGTGGAGACGCGCGCCCTGCGCTTCGCGCTGGAGGCGATCGCACCGCGCACCTGCCTGGAAGGTGCGTCGATCGACATCCTCGAACCGCCCGGCACCGCATGGTGCATGCCTTGCGGCGCCAGCGTCGAGATCACGCGGCGCGGCGACGCCTGCCCCCGCTGCCGCAGCCACCAGCTTCAGGCCACGGGGGGCACCGAGCTGCGCGTGCTCGAACTGCAAGTCGAAGATTCATAA
- the hybE gene encoding [NiFe]-hydrogenase assembly chaperone HybE: protein MTHTHGDGHDELTLRTRAFEALFDGIARARMAGLPFMNNALRVEAVDFRLEPSRGPDAVQGTPESAHAAGVLVTPWFMNLVRFPLVRHDMPARVGTSRLRHVGQEQFAFTGAHEDAFGSFEACSLFSPVFEFGTQADAIATASTMLAQLRRPLVARMEPGVAAPARRSFLLGRGATQRQAP from the coding sequence ATGACCCACACCCACGGCGACGGACACGACGAACTGACGCTGCGCACGCGCGCCTTCGAAGCATTGTTCGATGGCATTGCGCGTGCCCGCATGGCCGGCCTGCCCTTCATGAACAACGCACTGCGCGTCGAGGCTGTCGACTTCAGGCTCGAACCCTCGCGCGGGCCCGATGCGGTGCAGGGCACTCCGGAATCCGCCCATGCGGCCGGCGTGCTGGTGACGCCCTGGTTCATGAACCTCGTGCGGTTCCCGCTCGTGCGCCACGACATGCCGGCACGGGTGGGGACGAGCCGGCTGCGCCACGTCGGACAGGAGCAGTTCGCCTTCACCGGCGCGCACGAAGACGCCTTCGGATCGTTCGAGGCCTGCTCGCTGTTCTCGCCCGTGTTCGAGTTTGGCACCCAGGCCGATGCGATCGCCACCGCCTCGACGATGCTGGCGCAGCTGCGCCGGCCCCTCGTCGCCCGAATGGAGCCAGGGGTGGCCGCGCCGGCGCGGCGCAGCTTCCTGCTCGGCCGTGGTGCCACGCAAAGGCAGGCGCCGTGA
- a CDS encoding rubredoxin, which translates to MTTAGPGRFEGSYLGDRAKLGASARLECKICWWVYDPAAGDETWQIAAGTAFTDLPAYWRCPQCDGDADQFMVLDNVDGP; encoded by the coding sequence GTGACCACGGCCGGCCCTGGGCGCTTCGAGGGGAGCTATCTGGGCGACCGCGCGAAGCTGGGCGCGTCGGCGCGGCTCGAATGCAAGATCTGCTGGTGGGTGTACGACCCGGCAGCGGGCGACGAGACCTGGCAGATCGCTGCCGGCACGGCCTTCACCGATTTGCCGGCCTACTGGCGCTGCCCCCAATGCGATGGCGACGCCGACCAGTTCATGGTGCTCGACAACGTGGACGGCCCATGA
- a CDS encoding hydrogenase expression/formation protein, which produces MKDFPIPVRTIGPGSQPEEEELAYMAMPQGMETFRAPALPEPEELAAHHLACAALRDALSKLETVCREGGNRRTALDGLDPGDLALVNQVLGEGEVSALVLHEGTPPRELRVQESVFAGVWRVVGSLDGVVASDSIELGAIPDALKAVAREDVAPEVPRWSGPLPPNVQNAPALLAEIEDHWRAWAPGCPAQVINLTLLPMSVEDIGFLDHHLGTGRVLILSRGYGNCRISNTRMPNCWRVVYYNSQDVVILNTVEVGDLPAVAQAAREDLEDSHERLAEVLQWIEST; this is translated from the coding sequence ATGAAAGACTTTCCGATTCCTGTGCGTACCATCGGCCCCGGCTCGCAGCCCGAGGAAGAAGAGCTTGCCTACATGGCCATGCCGCAGGGCATGGAAACCTTCCGCGCGCCGGCCCTGCCGGAGCCCGAGGAGCTCGCCGCTCACCACTTGGCGTGCGCGGCGCTGCGAGATGCGCTTTCGAAGCTGGAAACCGTCTGCCGCGAAGGCGGCAACCGCCGTACCGCGCTGGACGGCCTCGATCCGGGCGATCTTGCCCTTGTCAACCAGGTCCTCGGTGAGGGCGAAGTCAGCGCCCTGGTGCTGCACGAGGGCACGCCGCCGCGCGAGCTGCGTGTGCAGGAGTCTGTCTTCGCCGGCGTCTGGCGGGTCGTCGGATCGCTCGACGGCGTCGTCGCGAGCGACAGCATCGAACTCGGCGCCATCCCCGATGCACTGAAAGCCGTCGCGCGCGAGGACGTTGCGCCCGAGGTGCCGAGGTGGTCCGGTCCGCTGCCGCCCAACGTCCAGAACGCGCCCGCCCTGCTGGCCGAAATCGAGGACCATTGGCGCGCCTGGGCGCCGGGCTGCCCCGCGCAGGTCATCAACCTCACGCTGCTGCCGATGTCGGTGGAGGACATCGGCTTTCTCGACCATCACCTGGGCACCGGCCGCGTGCTCATCCTGTCGCGCGGCTATGGCAATTGCCGCATCTCGAACACCCGCATGCCGAACTGCTGGCGCGTTGTCTACTACAACTCGCAGGACGTTGTGATCCTGAACACGGTCGAGGTGGGCGACCTGCCGGCCGTCGCGCAGGCCGCGCGCGAGGACCTGGAGGATTCCCATGAGCGGCTGGCCGAGGTGCTCCAGTGGATCGAGAGCACGTGA
- a CDS encoding hydrogenase — protein MTLETTGTETLVRLPVQQPEPRREGSALIARLVEGFGATWVDDQSIDAWSALGGDRVVLFAGDPVRFPEGQDVAAVLPELMRSFPGRFAVAVVPRDLEDKVARRFGSQRWPTLLFLRDGGYVGTVSGMHDWDVFVQRVESALASPVGRAPTIGIPVVSATGAADACH, from the coding sequence ATGACACTCGAAACCACCGGCACCGAGACGCTCGTGCGTCTTCCGGTCCAGCAGCCCGAACCCCGCCGCGAAGGCTCAGCGCTCATCGCGCGGCTGGTCGAGGGCTTTGGCGCGACCTGGGTTGACGACCAGAGCATCGATGCCTGGTCCGCGCTGGGCGGCGACCGCGTGGTGCTGTTCGCGGGAGATCCGGTGCGCTTTCCCGAAGGGCAGGACGTGGCCGCGGTGCTGCCCGAGCTGATGCGCAGCTTCCCGGGTCGCTTTGCGGTGGCCGTCGTGCCGCGCGACCTGGAGGACAAGGTTGCGCGCCGCTTCGGTTCGCAGCGCTGGCCCACGCTGCTGTTCCTGCGCGATGGCGGCTATGTCGGCACCGTGTCGGGCATGCACGATTGGGACGTGTTCGTGCAACGGGTCGAATCCGCCTTGGCGAGCCCGGTGGGTCGCGCCCCGACCATCGGCATTCCGGTGGTGAGCGCCACCGGCGCCGCTGACGCCTGCCACTGA
- a CDS encoding HypC/HybG/HupF family hydrogenase formation chaperone, whose protein sequence is MCIGIPMQIVAVEPGHAICRGRGEQRRVRTLLVAEPAVGDWVLVFLDSVRERIDSRRAAEIDATLDLLAAAQAGAVGDTAVAFALPSAASTQELLALCGHPPTRLAHEPTESPS, encoded by the coding sequence ATGTGCATCGGCATTCCCATGCAGATCGTCGCTGTCGAGCCGGGGCACGCCATCTGCCGCGGGCGGGGCGAACAGCGCCGCGTCCGGACCTTGCTGGTGGCCGAACCCGCGGTCGGGGACTGGGTGCTGGTCTTCCTCGACAGCGTTCGCGAGCGCATCGACTCGCGGCGTGCTGCCGAGATCGACGCCACGCTCGACCTGCTCGCGGCAGCGCAGGCCGGTGCCGTAGGAGACACCGCGGTTGCGTTCGCCCTCCCTTCCGCCGCGAGCACGCAGGAACTTCTCGCGCTGTGCGGCCACCCGCCGACGCGCCTTGCCCACGAACCCACCGAAAGCCCTTCATGA
- a CDS encoding HyaD/HybD family hydrogenase maturation endopeptidase → MAPDETICVLGIGNVLWADEGFGVRCVEALQRRYEFAPHVALIDGGTQGLYLIQHVQQATRLLIFDAIDYGLPAGTLKLIEDDEVPRFMGAKKMSLHQTGFQEVLMLAQLTERYPQRVLLVGCQPEELDDYGGSLRPCVKLAMEDALALGVDELRRWGAVPRPRRHPLASPEAVTFRQLDLDRYEAERPDEDAACRLGDERFLPALAGQPA, encoded by the coding sequence ATGGCCCCGGATGAAACGATCTGCGTGCTCGGCATCGGCAATGTGCTGTGGGCCGACGAGGGCTTCGGTGTGCGCTGTGTCGAGGCGCTGCAGCGGCGCTACGAGTTCGCGCCGCATGTGGCGCTGATCGATGGCGGCACGCAGGGGCTCTACCTGATCCAGCACGTCCAGCAGGCCACCCGGCTGCTGATCTTCGACGCGATCGACTACGGCCTGCCCGCCGGCACGCTCAAGCTGATCGAGGACGACGAAGTGCCGCGCTTCATGGGTGCCAAGAAGATGAGCCTGCACCAGACCGGCTTCCAGGAGGTTCTCATGCTGGCGCAACTCACCGAGCGCTATCCGCAGCGCGTGCTGCTCGTCGGTTGCCAGCCGGAAGAACTCGATGACTACGGCGGCAGCCTGCGCCCCTGCGTGAAGCTTGCGATGGAGGACGCGCTCGCGCTCGGCGTCGACGAACTGCGCCGCTGGGGCGCCGTGCCGCGTCCGCGCCGCCATCCGCTGGCCAGCCCAGAGGCCGTGACCTTCCGCCAGCTCGATCTCGATCGCTACGAGGCCGAACGGCCCGACGAGGACGCCGCCTGCCGGCTCGGCGACGAACGCTTTCTGCCCGCTCTCGCCGGGCAGCCGGCCTGA
- the cybH gene encoding Ni/Fe-hydrogenase, b-type cytochrome subunit, giving the protein MNTTSSPPVPARSADDSSVAHGQSIKSVYVYEAPVRIWHWINALAITVLALTGYFIGSPLPTQPGEASANFLMGYIRFAHFAAGYVLAVGLLGRIYWAVVGNHHARELFWVPVFQRIYWQEIWGMAKWYAFVSARPGRYVGHNPLARFAMFFGFLLLCIFMIVTGFALYAEGAQRGSWQDRLFGWVVPLFGQSQDVHTWHHLGMWGLIVFVIVHVYAAIREDIMGRSSVVSTMISGHRTFKD; this is encoded by the coding sequence ATGAACACGACTTCATCCCCCCCGGTCCCGGCGCGCAGCGCCGACGACAGCAGCGTGGCGCACGGCCAGTCGATCAAATCGGTCTATGTGTACGAGGCACCGGTCAGGATCTGGCACTGGATCAATGCGCTCGCGATCACCGTGCTGGCCCTCACCGGGTATTTCATCGGCTCCCCGCTGCCGACCCAGCCCGGCGAGGCCAGTGCGAACTTCCTGATGGGCTACATCCGCTTCGCGCATTTCGCGGCGGGCTATGTGCTCGCGGTCGGCCTGCTCGGGCGCATCTACTGGGCCGTTGTCGGCAACCACCATGCGCGCGAGCTGTTCTGGGTTCCGGTCTTCCAGCGCATCTACTGGCAGGAGATCTGGGGCATGGCGAAGTGGTATGCGTTCGTCAGCGCACGGCCGGGCCGCTATGTGGGCCACAACCCGCTGGCGCGCTTCGCGATGTTCTTCGGCTTCCTGCTGCTGTGCATCTTCATGATCGTCACCGGCTTTGCGCTCTATGCGGAAGGCGCCCAGCGCGGCTCATGGCAGGACCGGCTGTTCGGCTGGGTCGTCCCGCTCTTCGGGCAGTCGCAGGACGTACACACCTGGCACCACCTCGGCATGTGGGGGCTGATCGTCTTCGTGATCGTGCATGTGTATGCCGCCATCCGCGAAGACATCATGGGCCGCTCCAGCGTGGTCAGCACGATGATCTCCGGCCACCGCACGTTCAAGGACTGA
- a CDS encoding HupE/UreJ family protein, translating to MQNQTTRNARVRVSVAKSLAVVAALAMASSAQAHPGHGAESFAAGLAHPFGGLDHLLAMVAVGMWSVVALPKAWRAAGPAVFLATLLPGAALAAGGIGLPWVEAGIALSVVVLALLMLNARRIAPATGFALVAMAGVLHGQAHGAELAGGHSFVAYAAGFMAASTLLHLVGLWAGASLQRLPGWAWRTATALIAGSGLLMLAARF from the coding sequence ATGCAGAACCAGACAACACGCAACGCCCGCGTTCGGGTGTCCGTCGCCAAGAGCCTGGCCGTTGTGGCCGCACTCGCGATGGCCTCGTCGGCGCAAGCCCATCCCGGCCACGGCGCGGAAAGCTTCGCGGCCGGACTCGCCCACCCTTTCGGCGGCCTCGACCACCTGCTTGCCATGGTGGCGGTGGGCATGTGGTCGGTGGTCGCACTGCCGAAGGCATGGCGAGCCGCCGGCCCGGCGGTTTTCCTTGCGACGCTGCTGCCCGGCGCCGCCTTGGCCGCGGGCGGCATCGGCCTGCCATGGGTCGAGGCCGGCATCGCGCTGAGCGTGGTCGTGCTCGCGCTCTTGATGCTGAATGCCAGGCGCATCGCGCCGGCCACCGGCTTCGCGCTCGTCGCGATGGCCGGTGTGCTCCACGGGCAAGCCCATGGCGCCGAGCTGGCCGGGGGCCACTCGTTCGTGGCCTATGCAGCCGGCTTCATGGCCGCCTCGACGCTGCTGCACCTCGTGGGCCTGTGGGCCGGCGCCTCGCTGCAGCGCCTGCCGGGCTGGGCTTGGCGCACCGCAACCGCGCTGATCGCCGGCAGCGGGCTCCTCATGCTCGCCGCGCGCTTCTGA
- a CDS encoding nickel-dependent hydrogenase large subunit: MSAYETQGFKMDDTGRRIVVDPVTRIEGHMRCEVNVDSNNVIRNAVSTGTMWRGLEVILKGRDPRDAWAFVERICGVCTGCHALASVRAVEDALGIAIPKNAYLIREIMAKTLQEHDHAVHFYHLHALDWVDVVSALKADPKKTSELQQTVSPSHPMSSPGYFRDIQNRLKKFVESGQLGPFMNGYWGNKAYVLPPEANLMAVTHYLEALDLQKEWVKVHTIFGGKNPHPNYLVGGVPCAINIDKDGAAGAPVNMERLNFIEARIREMIEFNNNVYIPDVLAIGTIYKQAGWLYGGGLSATNVMDYGTYEKVMGDRRTQQLPGGAILGGNWNEILPVDPRDPEQVQEFVNHSWYKYADESKGLHPWDGVTEPNYELGAKTKGTRTNIERLDESAKYSWIKSPRWRGHAMEVGPLSRYILGYAHAAKGNPHCQRVKEQVDLSAAVINKVFPKALGMPETQYTVKQLLPTTIGRTLARALEAQYCAEMMLEDFQELVANIKAGDTSTANVEKWDPATWPKEAKGVGTVAAPRGALGHWIRIKDGRIENYQCVVPTTWNGSPRDTKGQIGAFEASLMNTPMADPEQPVEILRTLHSFDPCLACSTHVMSPDGQELASVTVR; encoded by the coding sequence ATGAGTGCATACGAGACACAAGGCTTCAAGATGGATGACACGGGCCGCCGCATCGTGGTGGACCCGGTGACGCGCATCGAGGGCCACATGCGCTGCGAGGTCAACGTCGACAGCAACAACGTGATCCGCAACGCCGTATCCACCGGCACGATGTGGCGCGGCCTGGAAGTGATCCTCAAGGGCCGCGACCCGCGGGACGCCTGGGCCTTTGTCGAGCGCATCTGCGGCGTGTGCACAGGCTGCCATGCGCTGGCCTCGGTGCGCGCGGTGGAAGATGCGCTGGGCATCGCCATTCCGAAGAACGCCTACCTGATCCGCGAGATCATGGCCAAGACGCTGCAGGAGCACGACCATGCCGTGCACTTCTACCACCTGCATGCGCTCGACTGGGTCGACGTGGTGTCCGCGCTCAAGGCCGATCCGAAGAAGACGTCGGAGCTGCAGCAGACGGTGTCGCCTTCGCATCCGATGTCGTCGCCGGGCTACTTCCGCGACATCCAGAACCGGCTCAAGAAGTTCGTCGAGAGCGGGCAACTCGGCCCTTTCATGAACGGCTACTGGGGCAACAAGGCCTACGTGCTGCCGCCGGAGGCCAACCTGATGGCGGTGACGCACTACCTGGAGGCCCTCGACCTGCAGAAGGAGTGGGTCAAGGTCCACACCATCTTCGGCGGAAAGAACCCGCATCCGAACTACCTGGTGGGAGGCGTTCCGTGCGCCATCAACATCGACAAGGACGGCGCGGCGGGCGCACCGGTCAACATGGAGCGGCTGAACTTCATCGAGGCGCGCATCCGCGAAATGATCGAGTTCAACAACAACGTGTACATCCCCGACGTACTCGCCATCGGCACCATCTACAAGCAGGCCGGATGGCTCTACGGCGGCGGCCTGTCCGCCACCAACGTGATGGACTACGGCACCTATGAAAAGGTGATGGGCGACCGCAGGACCCAGCAGCTGCCCGGCGGCGCGATCCTGGGCGGCAACTGGAACGAGATCCTGCCGGTCGACCCGCGCGATCCCGAGCAGGTGCAGGAGTTCGTCAACCACAGCTGGTACAAGTACGCGGACGAATCGAAGGGCCTGCATCCATGGGACGGCGTGACCGAGCCCAACTATGAGCTCGGCGCGAAGACCAAGGGCACGCGGACCAACATCGAGCGGCTGGACGAGAGCGCCAAGTATTCGTGGATCAAGTCCCCGCGCTGGCGCGGCCATGCGATGGAGGTGGGGCCGCTGTCGCGCTACATCCTCGGCTATGCGCACGCGGCAAAGGGCAATCCGCACTGCCAGCGGGTGAAGGAACAGGTCGATCTCTCCGCCGCGGTCATCAACAAGGTGTTTCCGAAGGCGCTGGGCATGCCGGAGACCCAGTACACGGTGAAGCAGCTGCTGCCTACGACCATCGGCCGGACGCTCGCGCGCGCCCTCGAAGCGCAGTACTGCGCCGAGATGATGCTCGAAGACTTCCAGGAACTGGTTGCGAACATCAAGGCCGGCGACACCAGCACCGCCAACGTCGAGAAGTGGGACCCGGCCACCTGGCCCAAGGAGGCCAAGGGCGTGGGCACGGTCGCCGCGCCGCGCGGCGCGCTCGGCCACTGGATTCGCATCAAGGATGGCCGCATCGAGAACTACCAGTGCGTGGTGCCGACGACCTGGAACGGCAGCCCGCGCGACACCAAGGGCCAGATCGGCGCGTTCGAGGCCAGCCTGATGAATACGCCCATGGCCGATCCGGAGCAGCCTGTCGAGATCCTGCGCACGCTGCATTCGTTCGACCCGTGCCTCGCGTGCTCGACGCACGTCATGAGCCCCGACGGCCAGGAACTCGCCAGCGTCACGGTGCGCTGA
- a CDS encoding hydrogenase small subunit, with protein METFYEVMRRQGISRRSLLKYCSLTATSLGLGPAFVPQIAHAMETKPRTPVLWLHGLECTCCSESFIRSAHPLAKDVVLSMISLDYDDTLMAAAGHQAEAILEEIMKKYKGNYILAVEGNPPLNQDGMSCIIGGKPFIDQLKHVAKDAKAIISWGSCASWGCVQAAKPNPTQATPIHKVIFDKPIIKVPGCPPIAEVMTGVITYMLTFDRIPELDRQGRPKMFYSQRIHDKCYRRPHFDAGQFVEAWDDESARKGYCLYKVGCKGPTTYNACSTVQWNEGTSFPIKAGHGCIGCSEDGFWDKGSFYNRLTDIHQFGVEANADQVGATAAGVVGAAAVAHAAASAIKRAAQAKADTQAPANAGH; from the coding sequence ATGGAAACGTTCTACGAGGTGATGCGCCGCCAGGGCATCTCGCGCCGCAGTCTGCTCAAGTACTGCTCGCTCACTGCCACATCGCTTGGGCTCGGGCCGGCCTTCGTGCCGCAGATCGCCCACGCGATGGAAACCAAGCCGCGCACACCGGTGCTCTGGCTCCACGGCCTCGAATGCACCTGCTGTTCGGAGTCGTTCATCCGCTCGGCGCATCCGCTGGCCAAGGACGTGGTGCTGTCGATGATCTCGCTGGACTACGACGACACGCTGATGGCTGCCGCCGGACACCAGGCCGAGGCGATCCTCGAAGAGATCATGAAGAAGTACAAGGGCAACTACATCCTGGCCGTGGAAGGCAACCCGCCGCTCAACCAGGACGGCATGAGTTGCATCATCGGCGGCAAGCCCTTCATCGACCAGCTCAAGCACGTTGCCAAGGATGCCAAGGCGATCATCTCGTGGGGCTCTTGCGCCTCGTGGGGTTGCGTGCAGGCCGCCAAGCCGAACCCGACACAGGCCACCCCTATCCACAAGGTGATCTTCGACAAGCCGATCATCAAGGTGCCGGGCTGCCCGCCGATCGCCGAAGTCATGACCGGCGTCATCACCTACATGCTGACCTTCGACCGGATTCCCGAGCTCGACCGCCAGGGCCGGCCGAAGATGTTCTACAGCCAGCGCATCCACGACAAGTGCTACCGCCGGCCGCACTTCGATGCCGGTCAGTTCGTCGAGGCCTGGGACGATGAATCCGCGCGCAAGGGCTACTGCCTCTACAAGGTCGGCTGCAAGGGCCCGACCACCTACAACGCCTGCTCGACCGTGCAATGGAACGAAGGCACCAGCTTCCCCATCAAGGCGGGCCACGGCTGCATCGGCTGCTCGGAAGACGGCTTCTGGGACAAGGGCTCGTTCTACAACCGCTTGACGGACATCCACCAGTTCGGCGTCGAGGCCAACGCGGACCAGGTCGGCGCGACCGCCGCCGGCGTGGTCGGCGCGGCCGCCGTCGCGCACGCCGCCGCATCGGCGATCAAGCGCGCTGCGCAGGCAAAGGCCGACACCCAGGCACCGGCCAACGCCGGGCACTGA
- a CDS encoding pyocin activator PrtN family protein: MKTIFLLMAQYDAQPIIPLEWIRRDFFSHLDLKKLAAKCITGEIRLPLVRTDPSSQKSLKGVGIQDLAEYLDARQEAARKELSQLGSHRAD, encoded by the coding sequence ATGAAGACCATATTTCTTCTCATGGCTCAGTACGACGCGCAGCCCATCATTCCACTTGAATGGATTCGCCGCGACTTCTTTTCCCATCTTGACTTAAAAAAACTTGCCGCGAAGTGCATAACGGGCGAAATCCGTTTACCGTTGGTTCGGACAGATCCAAGCAGCCAGAAATCTCTCAAAGGCGTCGGCATCCAAGATCTCGCAGAGTATCTCGACGCCCGTCAAGAAGCTGCACGAAAAGAACTATCTCAGCTTGGATCACATCGCGCTGATTAG
- a CDS encoding DNA cytosine methyltransferase, with protein sequence MEGGLNELALFAGAGGGILANELCGDRTVCAVERDAYAAAVLAQRQNDGTLPVFPIWSDVCTFDGRAWRGIVDVISGGFPCQDISASGSGEGIEGERSGLWKQMGRIIGEVRPQFVRVENSPLLVGRGLAVVLGDLAAMGFDARWGCLSAGNLGAPHERDRAWVVGRNITDAFSGYVEGLVGERADSREWQVQASEPTRLLGRAGWQGWPAEPRIRRVGHGLAHRVDRCRALGNGQVPRVAAAAWSMLSLSF encoded by the coding sequence ATGGAGGGGGGATTGAATGAGCTGGCTCTTTTCGCAGGCGCTGGTGGAGGAATTCTCGCCAACGAACTGTGCGGCGACCGGACCGTTTGCGCAGTTGAACGTGATGCCTACGCCGCAGCCGTTCTGGCGCAAAGACAGAACGATGGAACCCTCCCGGTTTTCCCGATTTGGTCTGACGTATGCACTTTTGACGGTCGAGCTTGGCGAGGCATTGTTGACGTCATTTCAGGCGGCTTTCCGTGCCAAGACATCAGCGCTTCCGGAAGCGGCGAAGGCATCGAAGGAGAGCGCTCCGGCCTATGGAAGCAAATGGGCCGAATCATCGGTGAGGTTCGACCGCAGTTCGTCCGAGTGGAGAACTCACCGCTGCTTGTGGGACGAGGCCTTGCAGTGGTCCTCGGTGACCTTGCCGCAATGGGGTTCGATGCTCGATGGGGTTGTCTATCAGCTGGAAACCTCGGAGCACCCCACGAGCGGGATCGCGCCTGGGTGGTGGGGCGAAACATTACCGACGCCTTCAGTGGCTATGTCGAAGGGCTCGTCGGAGAACGCGCTGACTCGCGTGAATGGCAAGTCCAGGCTTCGGAACCGACTCGACTATTGGGTCGAGCGGGATGGCAAGGCTGGCCGGCTGAACCCCGAATTCGTCGAGTGGGTCATGGGCTGGCCCATCGGGTGGACAGATGTCGCGCCCTTGGCAACGGACAAGTTCCACGAGTGGCGGCAGCAGCATGGTCCATGCTCTCGCTCAGCTTTTAA
- a CDS encoding S24 family peptidase: MSTLQERMQELVRETGWTVGEISGKAGVSHSAVSQWLSGETQSLKIEPAVLLERYTGFSALWLAKGKGQKKVDAPGSHDDAEFAGRARQARFVPVVGTAKMGDDGYYEEISSVVGAGDGHIEIATEDPNAYGLRVRGQSMFPAIRDGWYVLVEPNGTPQTGEYVLLKLRDGRKMVKELLVRRTTSIEVLSVNTQERLTFDTAEIDAIHAVAAVVSSSKWRPD; encoded by the coding sequence ATGAGCACCCTTCAAGAACGCATGCAGGAACTCGTCCGCGAGACGGGTTGGACCGTGGGCGAAATCAGCGGAAAAGCGGGTGTCTCCCACTCCGCTGTTTCGCAATGGCTAAGCGGCGAAACACAGAGCCTGAAAATCGAGCCCGCAGTGCTGCTGGAGCGCTACACGGGTTTCAGCGCCTTGTGGCTCGCGAAAGGCAAAGGGCAAAAGAAGGTCGATGCTCCGGGATCGCATGACGATGCCGAGTTCGCCGGCCGTGCAAGGCAGGCCAGGTTCGTCCCAGTCGTCGGCACGGCCAAGATGGGAGACGATGGCTACTATGAAGAAATCAGCTCCGTCGTGGGCGCAGGAGATGGGCACATCGAGATAGCGACAGAAGACCCGAACGCATATGGACTGCGCGTCCGCGGGCAAAGCATGTTCCCTGCCATCAGGGATGGATGGTATGTCCTAGTCGAACCGAACGGCACTCCGCAGACCGGAGAGTACGTGCTGCTGAAGCTCCGCGACGGCAGGAAGATGGTGAAAGAACTGCTGGTGCGTCGCACCACATCGATCGAAGTCTTGAGCGTAAATACCCAAGAGCGGCTGACGTTCGACACTGCAGAAATCGACGCGATCCATGCCGTCGCTGCCGTTGTTTCTTCCAGCAAATGGCGACCCGATTAA
- a CDS encoding phage regulatory CII family protein — translation MRTNISIDEAHGYGADEPVPDKLRGHDAAVAAYDTAHGYDGGIAALAKRMGHNANTLTHKVNLQNATHHLTLRDAIELQWQSRDYRILHAMAGELQHVCIRATPAHSEGDPIDTLVQLQMAFADYVQALGEALTRRKDGVSRNQMRKAEHHAAEAVANIGHSLAMLRGLMREEPKA, via the coding sequence ATGAGAACGAATATCTCAATTGACGAAGCGCACGGCTATGGCGCCGATGAGCCTGTGCCCGACAAGCTGCGCGGCCACGATGCTGCAGTAGCGGCCTATGACACCGCGCATGGCTACGACGGCGGCATAGCTGCTCTTGCCAAGCGCATGGGCCACAACGCCAACACGTTGACGCATAAGGTCAACCTGCAGAACGCAACCCATCACCTCACGTTGCGCGATGCCATCGAGCTGCAGTGGCAGAGCCGGGATTACCGCATCCTGCACGCGATGGCCGGCGAGCTGCAGCACGTCTGCATCCGTGCCACGCCGGCGCATTCTGAGGGCGACCCCATCGACACCTTGGTGCAACTGCAGATGGCCTTCGCCGACTACGTGCAGGCGCTTGGTGAGGCGTTGACGCGCCGCAAGGATGGCGTGTCGCGCAACCAGATGCGCAAGGCCGAGCACCACGCAGCCGAAGCAGTCGCCAATATCGGCCACTCGCTTGCAATGCTGCGCGGCCTGATGCGGGAGGAACCGAAGGCATGA